GGACGGTGGCGTCACCCGAGCCGACGCACTGGCGGAACACCGGCATGTGTCGACTCACCGTCTGGACGGCCAGCCCGGTGTCGGCGGCGGCCGGGAGGAAGGTGCGCGAGAAGACGTCCATACCCCGCCAACGAGCCGTGACCAGGGGTGATATGGGTCACTGTCGACTTTTGGATGTTCCACTCCTCCGGGTCGCACCAGCGGTGTGTCGTCCCGGCGGGTCGGGTGGGGAGCAGGGGTGGCGGCGGGCAGGGGTGGCGGCGGGCAGGGGTGGGGGCGGGCAGGGTCGGTGGCGGTCAGACGGGCATCGGCGCGAAGAGTTCGCCGAGCCAGCCCGGCACCGCGCTGACGTACTCGGCGCGGCTCGGATCGGTGGTGTCCAGTGCCCGCCGCCAGGACAGCGCGCGGCTCACCGTGGTCACCCGCACCGCCAGGCCGGCGATCTCCCGCAGGGCCGCCCGGTCGTGCCGGTCGGTCCACGGCTCCAGGTAGGCGTCGCGTAGCCGGAGCAGCACCGGATCGCCCTCGGCCAGCGCGAAGGTGTGCGCCACCGAGCGCAGCGTGACCAGCAGCGTGCCGAACGGGTGGGCCACCGAGGCGTCGCCCCAGTCGAAGAAGCGGTAGCCGTCGGCCGCGCCGAACACGTTCCCGTCGTGCAGGTCGTCGTGCTGCACGCTGGCCGGGATGCCGCTGTCGGCGAGCCGCCGGCAGTCCTCGGCGAAGCGCGGCAGGTACGCCCGCAGCCGGTCGTGGGTCGCCGCGTCCATCGCGTCCCCGGCGTCCTGCCCGTCCCCGGCGTCCTGCCCGTCCCCGGCGGGTGGGCCGTCCCCGGGGTCGAGGAGCAGGGCGGCCCGGTCGTCGAGCAGGTCGGCGAGCAGGCCCGGCAGCGCCGCCGGCCGGTGGTCGGGCACCCCGAGCGCGACGAGTGCGTCCGCCCCCGGGGCCACCGCCCGTTGGAGGCCGGCGTACGTGGCCAGCACGTCGACCCAGCGGGCGGGGTCGGGCTCGGCCAGCTCCCGCAGGGACGGGCCACCGTCGGGCAGCAGCGACCAGCCCCGCCGGGTGTCCACGGCCACCGGGTCGAGCACCCGGCCGGGAGCCCGCCGGGCCAGCTCGGCCAGGAGCACCGTCTCGTACGCCGTGCCGGGGTTGTTCGCCTTGAACCAGTACGGCCCGGCGTCGGTGGGCACCCGCCACACCAGCGACCAGGGGCGCAGTCGGGGCTCGACCGGGCCGGTGACCCGCCGGCCGCGCCGGCCGAGCTGCCCGGTCACCCAGTCGAGCGCGGCGGACCGCCACTGCGGATCCGCCCAGCCGGTGGCCTCGGAGGTGGTCGTCACGCAGCGGAGGGTAGATCATCCGCCTGGCCGGGCACCCGCCATTTTCCACCCGCCCCGGCCGACCCGTTCGTCGCCGGGCGGCTAGACCAGCTCCAGGATGGTGGCGTTGGCCATGCCGCCGCCCTCGCACATGGTCTGCAGGCCGTACCGGATGTCGTTGTCCCGCATGTGCTGGAGCATCGTCGTCATGATCCGGACGCCGGACGCGCCGAGCGGGTGGCCGAGCGCGATCGCGCCGCCGCGCGGGTTGAGGCGTTCCGGGTCGGCCTCGGTCTCGGCCAGCCAGGCCAGCGGCACCGGGGCGAACGCCTCGTTCACCTCGTACACGCCGATCTCCTCGATGCCCAGGCCGGCGCGGCGCAGCGCCTTCGCGGTGGCCGGGATGGGGGCGGTGAGCATGGTGACCGGGTCGTCGGCGGCGACCACGGCGGTGTGCACCCGGGCGAGCGGGCGCAGGCCGTGCCGCCCGGCCCACTCCGCGGTGGTCACCGCGAGCGCGGCGGCTCCGTCGGAGATCTGCGACGCGGAGCCGGCGGTGACGACCCCGTCCTTTCGGAACGGGGTCTTCAGCTCGCCCAGCTTCGCCAGCGAGGTGTCCCGCCGGATGCCCTCGTCGGCGGTGACCGTGCCGCCGTCGGGCAGCGGCACCGGGGCCAGCTCGGGGTCGAACGCCCCGGCGTCCTGCGCGGCGGCGGCCTTCTCGTGGCTGGCCAGCGCGAACTCGTCGAGCTGGGCGCGGGACAGGCGCCAGCGGGCGGCGATCAGCTCGGCGCCGACCCCCTGGTTGAACGGGAGCGGCTGGTCGTCGGCGAAGCCCTCGACGCCCCGGTAGCGCTCGCGGAGCTGCGCGCTGAACGGTGTGCCGTCGCTGACGCTGGCGCCCATCGGCACCCGGGTCATCGACTCGACACCACCGGCCACCACCAGGTCGGCCTGGCCGGACAGGACGGTCGCGGCGGCGAAGTGCAGAGCCTGCTGGCTGGAGCCGCACTGCCGGTCGAGGGTGGTGCCGGGCACCGTCTCGGGCCAGCCGGCGGCGAGCACCCCGTTGCGGGCGACGTTCCAGGACTGCTCGCCGACCTGGGACACGCAACCCCAGATCACGTCGTCGACCTGGCCGGGGTCGATGCCGGTGCGGTCGGCGAGGGCGCGCAGCACGTGTGCCGACAGGTCGACCGGGTGGATGCCGGCGAGGCCGCCCTTGCGCCGCCCGACCGGGGTGCGTACCGCACCGACTATGACTGCGTCACTCATGGCTACTCTCCGGTAACGTCGGCTGGCTCGATACTACCGGGGCCCGGCCCCACCCCGTGCCCCCGGCCGGGTCGTCACGCCGTGGGCCGTCCAGGCCGGTCGGCGGGGTGGTGCGGGCGCGGCTGGCATGCTGGGGTGGTGCATCCACCATCGTCTCCGGCCCGTCAGTGGCGGGTGTCCCCGGCGCTCCCGGCGACGAAACTGGCCGCCGCCCTCGGTCTGCTCGCCCTCGGGCTGCTGCTCGCCGCCGGTGACCCGGTCCAGTGGGTGCTGGCCCTCGCCGCCGCGGTGGGCCTGGTCGGCTGGGCGGCACGCGACCTGCTCGCCCCGGTCCGGCTCGCGGTCGACGCCGACGGGATCACCGTCGTCCGGGGGTACGCCGGGCGGCGGCACCTGCCGTGGGACGTGGTGGAGGCGATCACCGTGGACCGGCGGACCCGGTTCGGGCTGTCCGGAGAGACGTTGGAGATCGACGCGGGGGAGACCCTGCACCTGCTCGGCCGGGCCGACCTGGGTGCGCCGCCGACCGAGGTGGCCGAGTCGCTACTTGCCGCCCGCCCCTGATCCGCCCCCGGCCTGCCGCCCCGCCCCTGGCCTGCCGATCCGACCGGGTGATCAGCCGAGCAGCAGCACGGTGCGGACGATCACCAGGCCGAGCAGCGCGGCCAGGATCACCGCCGTGCCGGCCGCCTGGAACACCGAGCGCCGCATCCGGGGGGCGTACGCCAGCACCAGCGCCATCAGCGCCCCGACGACGAGCCCGCCGACGTGGCCCGGGATGGAGATGCCCGGCACGGTGAAGGTGAAGATCAGGTTGATCACCAGGATCGGCAGGATCGCCGAGGTGTCCCGGCCGAGCCGGCGCATCAGCACGAAGACCGCCGCGAACAGCCCGAAGATCGCCGTCGAGGCCCCGGCCGAGGCGGTGTTGGGGCTGCTGAACAGGTACGCCGCAACGTTGCCGCCGAGTCCGGCCACCAGATAGAGGGTGAGGAAGCGCAGCGGCCCGAGCAGGGCCTCCAGCTCCCGCCCCAGCACCCACAGCGCCCACATGTTGAGCAGCAGGTGCACCACGCCGTAGTGCAGGAACATCGCGGTGACCAGCCGGTACCACTCGCCGGAGGCGACCCCGTGCGCCTCGCCGAACGGCACGTACGACGCGTAGCTGAGCACCGAACCCCACTGGGTCAGCGGGGTGCCGCCACCGAGCAGGCCGCCGAAGCCGGACCCGCCGATCATCGAGTCGCCGCCCCGGTCGCTGAGCACCGAGACGATCATCACCAGCACGTTCAGGGCGATCAGCGTGCGGGTGACCAGGCCGCGACGGCCGGCGGTACCGCCACCGAAGGCGGTACGCGCCGGCCGTACGCTGCGGCGTCCCTCGTCGACGCACTCCGGGCACTGGTGGCCGACGGGCGCGTCCCGCATGCAGTCCGGACAGATCGGCCGGTCGCAGCGGGAGCACCTGAGGTACGTCTCCCGGTCGGAGTGCCGGTAGCAGACCGGGCTGGTCGGCACCGGCGCACCGGTGGCGTCGCCGGCCGGCCCGGAGCGTTCAGTCATGCGTGCAAAGGTACCTCGCGGGTGCGGTCAGGCCCCGGTGCGCTCGATCTCGACCCGCTCGATCACCACGTCCTGCAGCGGTCGGTCGCTCGGACCGGTCGGGGTGTTCGCGATCGAGTCCACCACCTTCGCGGACTGCTCGTCGGCCACCTGGCCGAAGATGGTGTGCCGGTTGTTCAGGTGCGGGGTCGGCCCGACGGTGATGAAGAACTGCGAGCCGTTGGTGCCCGGCCCGGCGTTCGCCATCGCCAGCAGGTACGGCCGGTCGAAGCGCAGCTCGGGGTGGAACTCGTCGGCGAACGTGTAACCCGGCCCACCCCGGCCGGTGCCGGTCGGGTCGCCCATCTGGACCATGAAACCGCTGATCACCCGGTGCGAGATGGTGCCGTCGTAGTACGGCCCGTTGCCCGGCTGGCCGGTGCGGGGGTCGGTGTACTCCTTGTTGCCCTCGGCCAGGTCGACGAAGTTACGAACCGTCTTCGGAGCGTGATTGCCGAAGAGCTCCAGCCGGATCGGGCCAGCGTTGGTGTGCAAGGTGGCGTAGATAGCCTCGGCCACGGGTACTCCTCACTCGTTGGTCAGTTCCATGCGGATCCTCCCATGTGCCCCATCTGGCAGTGCGGAGGCATCCGGTGGTGGAGGATGACGAAGGAACAACTCCCAGGAGGTGGGACCGTGTTGGGAATCGGGCGGCGCAAGACCCGGGGGCAGCTCGCGAAGGTGGAGTTGCACCAGGGCATCGGTCATCTGAGGCAGGCCGCCACGCACGCGGCGAAGGGCGCCGGCGCCACGGTCGGCCCGCGGGTCCAGGCGGCCCGGGAGGCTGTCGCGCCGGCTGCGGTCGTGGCGCGGGACCGGGCCTCCAGCGGCCTCGCGTCGACGGTCGCGGCCCTGGCGCCGGTGGCCCTGGCGGTGCGCAACGCCCAGGCCGAGGCCGCCGACCGGGCGGTGGCCGGCAGGAAGATCGCCGCCGCCAAGCAGGCCGCGGTGAGCAAGAAGATCAAGGCGAAGAGCCCGAAGGCGCAGAAGCGCAAGCGCAGGTCGCGGGGCATGCTCGCCGGCCTGCTGGTCGCCGGCTCGGTGGCCGGGGTGGCCGGTGCGATGGCCCTGCGGCGGCGGCGTGAGCAGCAGGAATGGGCCGAGTACGACCCGACCCACGGCATCGACACCACCCCGGGCGCCCGCAACGTCGGCGCGGCGGCCACCCCGGGTGCCACCGGGGTCCGCCCCACGACCGGTGTCGAGGCCGCCCGGGACGAGGTCGACGTCCTGGTCGTCCAGACCCCGTCGGCCGGCGGGTCCACCCCC
Above is a window of Micromonospora rifamycinica DNA encoding:
- a CDS encoding aminoglycoside phosphotransferase family protein gives rise to the protein MTTTSEATGWADPQWRSAALDWVTGQLGRRGRRVTGPVEPRLRPWSLVWRVPTDAGPYWFKANNPGTAYETVLLAELARRAPGRVLDPVAVDTRRGWSLLPDGGPSLRELAEPDPARWVDVLATYAGLQRAVAPGADALVALGVPDHRPAALPGLLADLLDDRAALLLDPGDGPPAGDGQDAGDGQDAGDAMDAATHDRLRAYLPRFAEDCRRLADSGIPASVQHDDLHDGNVFGAADGYRFFDWGDASVAHPFGTLLVTLRSVAHTFALAEGDPVLLRLRDAYLEPWTDRHDRAALREIAGLAVRVTTVSRALSWRRALDTTDPSRAEYVSAVPGWLGELFAPMPV
- a CDS encoding thiolase family protein is translated as MSDAVIVGAVRTPVGRRKGGLAGIHPVDLSAHVLRALADRTGIDPGQVDDVIWGCVSQVGEQSWNVARNGVLAAGWPETVPGTTLDRQCGSSQQALHFAAATVLSGQADLVVAGGVESMTRVPMGASVSDGTPFSAQLRERYRGVEGFADDQPLPFNQGVGAELIAARWRLSRAQLDEFALASHEKAAAAQDAGAFDPELAPVPLPDGGTVTADEGIRRDTSLAKLGELKTPFRKDGVVTAGSASQISDGAAALAVTTAEWAGRHGLRPLARVHTAVVAADDPVTMLTAPIPATAKALRRAGLGIEEIGVYEVNEAFAPVPLAWLAETEADPERLNPRGGAIALGHPLGASGVRIMTTMLQHMRDNDIRYGLQTMCEGGGMANATILELV
- a CDS encoding PH domain-containing protein, which gives rise to MHPPSSPARQWRVSPALPATKLAAALGLLALGLLLAAGDPVQWVLALAAAVGLVGWAARDLLAPVRLAVDADGITVVRGYAGRRHLPWDVVEAITVDRRTRFGLSGETLEIDAGETLHLLGRADLGAPPTEVAESLLAARP
- a CDS encoding rhomboid family intramembrane serine protease produces the protein MTERSGPAGDATGAPVPTSPVCYRHSDRETYLRCSRCDRPICPDCMRDAPVGHQCPECVDEGRRSVRPARTAFGGGTAGRRGLVTRTLIALNVLVMIVSVLSDRGGDSMIGGSGFGGLLGGGTPLTQWGSVLSYASYVPFGEAHGVASGEWYRLVTAMFLHYGVVHLLLNMWALWVLGRELEALLGPLRFLTLYLVAGLGGNVAAYLFSSPNTASAGASTAIFGLFAAVFVLMRRLGRDTSAILPILVINLIFTFTVPGISIPGHVGGLVVGALMALVLAYAPRMRRSVFQAAGTAVILAALLGLVIVRTVLLLG
- a CDS encoding peptidylprolyl isomerase; the encoded protein is MAEAIYATLHTNAGPIRLELFGNHAPKTVRNFVDLAEGNKEYTDPRTGQPGNGPYYDGTISHRVISGFMVQMGDPTGTGRGGPGYTFADEFHPELRFDRPYLLAMANAGPGTNGSQFFITVGPTPHLNNRHTIFGQVADEQSAKVVDSIANTPTGPSDRPLQDVVIERVEIERTGA